One genomic region from Haloprofundus salinisoli encodes:
- a CDS encoding tripartite tricarboxylate transporter permease: protein MDPLSVRPTLALAPTAELLLFVACGVSLGTASGLVPGVHANNFALLLAAVGPTLPGSQTAVGAAILAAGIVHTFLDVVPALALGVPGPAMAATALPGHRLVVAGRGREALRLSALGSVLAVALAVPLALPVTWLMTEAYPLVRAYLPAVLAVVVLVLLATEPSRRAALAGAFCFALAALLGVSTLDLEPEAPLALGGMLAPLFSGLFGAPVLLDAFDGAGVPPQDDATLTLSGREIGRTAGAGSVAGAFVGYLPGVSAAVASVLSLPLVPNIDGEGAREFLVASSGANTSNTVFALFALVTLGTPRTGVMVALEDGGGGVGEGTLPALLATTAVAALSGFALVVLVGDGYLRVVGRANYAMISATVLALLVALSWSFAGLVGVGVFLVAALVGLVPVRLRTRRVHLMGVLVGPLILGV from the coding sequence ATGGACCCGCTTTCGGTTCGCCCGACGCTCGCGCTCGCGCCGACGGCGGAGTTACTCCTGTTCGTCGCCTGCGGCGTCTCCCTCGGTACCGCGAGCGGACTCGTACCGGGCGTCCACGCGAACAACTTCGCGCTCTTACTGGCGGCGGTCGGCCCGACGCTTCCGGGGTCGCAGACCGCCGTCGGAGCGGCGATTCTCGCGGCGGGCATCGTCCACACGTTTCTCGACGTGGTCCCCGCGCTCGCGCTCGGCGTCCCGGGTCCAGCGATGGCGGCGACGGCGTTACCCGGACATCGCCTCGTCGTCGCCGGACGCGGGCGCGAGGCGCTCCGACTCTCCGCACTCGGGAGCGTCCTGGCGGTCGCGCTGGCGGTGCCGCTCGCGCTCCCGGTGACGTGGCTGATGACGGAGGCGTATCCGCTCGTTCGGGCGTATCTCCCGGCCGTGCTCGCGGTCGTCGTCCTGGTGCTGTTGGCCACCGAACCGTCGCGACGGGCGGCGCTCGCGGGTGCGTTCTGTTTCGCCCTCGCGGCGCTGCTCGGCGTCTCGACGCTCGATTTGGAGCCCGAAGCCCCGCTGGCGCTCGGCGGGATGCTCGCGCCGCTGTTCTCGGGGCTGTTCGGCGCGCCGGTGCTGCTCGACGCGTTCGACGGTGCCGGCGTTCCACCGCAGGACGATGCGACGCTGACGCTCTCCGGGCGAGAGATCGGGCGGACCGCCGGAGCGGGGTCGGTGGCGGGCGCGTTCGTCGGCTACCTGCCGGGCGTGTCCGCGGCCGTCGCATCGGTGCTGTCGTTGCCGCTCGTGCCGAATATCGACGGCGAGGGTGCACGGGAGTTTCTCGTGGCGTCGAGCGGCGCGAACACGTCGAACACCGTCTTCGCGCTCTTTGCGCTCGTCACGCTCGGGACGCCCCGAACCGGCGTGATGGTCGCCCTCGAAGACGGCGGGGGCGGCGTCGGCGAGGGGACGCTTCCCGCGCTGTTGGCGACGACCGCGGTCGCCGCGCTTTCGGGATTCGCACTCGTCGTACTCGTCGGCGACGGCTACCTCCGCGTCGTCGGACGGGCGAACTACGCGATGATTTCGGCGACGGTACTCGCGCTTCTGGTCGCCCTCTCGTGGTCGTTCGCTGGTCTCGTCGGCGTCGGCGTCTTCCTCGTCGCGGCGCTCGTCGGTCTCGTTCCGGTGCGACTCCGCACTCGGCGCGTCCACCTGATGGGCGTTCTCGTCGGGCCGCTGATTCTGGGCGTCTGA
- a CDS encoding cystathionine gamma-synthase: MDGNSEPRIETRAIHDGQEPDPETGALMTPIYASSTYEQDAPGEHRGYEYSRTGNPTRTALEENLASLEGGAYGRCFSSGMGSINTVLNLLESGDHVVTGDDVYGGTHRIFTQVYEQYDVAFDFVDTTDHDAVADAMREETALLWVETPTNPLMRVNDIAALADIAHDNDALCAVDNTFATPYLQRPLEHGADVVSHSLTKYLGGHSDVVGGALVTDDEELDEKFGFYQNSVGATPSPFDCFLVLRGTKTLPVRMDRHCDNARELARWLDDHEAVDHVYYPGLDSHSQHDVAASQMDDFGGMLSFEFDGTLDQASAVVSNTEVFTLAESLGGVESLIEQPAPMTHAAIPREERVAAGLTDSLIRVSVGIEHVDDQKADLQQAFDAALD; encoded by the coding sequence ATGGACGGTAACTCCGAGCCACGAATCGAGACGCGCGCGATTCACGACGGCCAAGAACCGGACCCGGAGACGGGGGCGTTGATGACGCCAATCTACGCGAGCTCCACCTACGAGCAGGACGCGCCGGGCGAGCACCGCGGCTACGAGTACTCGCGTACGGGCAACCCGACGCGAACGGCCTTAGAGGAGAACCTCGCCAGCCTCGAAGGCGGCGCGTACGGTCGCTGCTTCTCCTCGGGGATGGGCTCGATAAACACCGTGCTGAATCTGCTCGAATCCGGTGACCACGTCGTCACCGGCGACGACGTCTACGGCGGGACCCACCGCATCTTCACGCAGGTGTACGAGCAGTACGACGTCGCGTTCGACTTCGTCGACACGACCGACCACGACGCGGTCGCCGACGCGATGCGCGAGGAGACGGCCTTGCTGTGGGTCGAGACGCCGACGAACCCGCTCATGCGCGTCAACGACATCGCGGCGCTCGCCGACATCGCCCACGACAACGACGCGCTCTGCGCCGTCGACAACACGTTCGCGACGCCGTACCTCCAGCGCCCGCTCGAACACGGCGCGGACGTCGTCAGCCACTCGCTGACGAAGTATCTCGGCGGCCACTCCGACGTGGTCGGCGGTGCGCTCGTCACCGACGACGAGGAACTTGACGAGAAGTTCGGCTTCTACCAGAACAGCGTCGGCGCGACGCCGAGTCCGTTCGACTGCTTCCTCGTCCTCCGCGGGACGAAGACGCTGCCCGTCCGGATGGACCGCCACTGCGACAACGCCCGTGAACTCGCACGGTGGCTCGACGACCACGAGGCGGTCGACCACGTCTACTATCCGGGACTCGACTCGCACTCCCAGCACGACGTCGCCGCCTCGCAGATGGACGATTTCGGCGGGATGCTCAGCTTCGAGTTCGACGGGACGCTCGACCAGGCCAGCGCCGTCGTCTCGAACACCGAGGTGTTCACGCTCGCGGAGAGTCTCGGCGGCGTCGAGAGCCTCATCGAACAGCCCGCGCCGATGACGCACGCGGCGATTCCGCGCGAAGAGCGCGTCGCCGCCGGGCTCACTGACAGCCTCATCCGCGTCAGCGTCGGCATCGAACACGTCGACGACCAGAAGGCTGACCTCCAGCAGGCGTTCGACGCGGCGCTCGACTGA
- a CDS encoding 16S ribosomal RNA methyltransferase A: MTGSDGQSHSSERRNPDALIRRAGARGDPDHDQHFLVDDRVLDRIPGYLPDGADTSHVLEIGGGPGALTDRLLAVADRVTVVERDPTFAAFLEREFRGEIEAGTLTVVEGDALDVDLPEFTACVANLPYGVSSEITFRLLPKKRAMVLMFQREFADRMVADPGTAEYGRLSVSTQHYAEAELVEPVPPTAFSPPPAVDSAIVRLTPRDPDYEVDDEQFFLDFVKAIFTQRRKTVRNGIRNTAHISGLSDPDAVVDAAPEELLRKRAGKVTPKEFAELAAIASEFRGGGDG, encoded by the coding sequence ATGACTGGGTCGGACGGACAGTCCCACAGCTCGGAGCGACGCAACCCGGACGCCCTGATTCGACGCGCCGGCGCTCGCGGCGACCCCGACCACGACCAACACTTTCTGGTCGACGACCGCGTGCTCGACCGCATCCCCGGCTACCTCCCCGACGGAGCCGACACGAGTCACGTCCTCGAAATCGGCGGTGGTCCGGGCGCGCTGACCGACCGCCTGTTGGCCGTCGCCGACCGCGTGACCGTCGTGGAACGCGACCCGACGTTCGCTGCGTTTCTCGAACGGGAGTTCCGCGGCGAAATCGAGGCGGGGACGCTGACAGTCGTCGAGGGAGACGCGCTCGACGTCGACCTCCCCGAGTTCACCGCCTGTGTGGCGAACCTCCCGTACGGCGTCTCCAGCGAGATTACGTTCCGACTGCTGCCGAAGAAGCGTGCGATGGTACTGATGTTCCAGAGGGAGTTCGCCGACCGGATGGTCGCCGACCCCGGAACCGCCGAGTACGGCCGCCTCTCGGTGAGCACCCAGCACTACGCCGAGGCCGAACTCGTCGAACCCGTGCCGCCGACGGCGTTCTCGCCGCCGCCGGCCGTCGACAGCGCCATCGTCCGCCTGACCCCGCGCGACCCCGACTACGAGGTCGACGACGAGCAGTTCTTCTTAGACTTCGTGAAGGCCATCTTCACGCAGCGACGGAAGACGGTCCGAAACGGTATCCGAAACACGGCGCACATCTCGGGACTTTCGGACCCAGACGCCGTCGTCGACGCCGCGCCCGAGGAACTGCTGCGAAAGCGCGCCGGGAAGGTGACGCCGAAGGAGTTCGCCGAACTGGCCGCCATCGCGTCCGAGTTCCGCGGGGGTGGCGATGGATAG
- a CDS encoding elongation factor 1-beta: MGKVAAKMKVMPQSPEIDLDELQERLEDALPEGGKINGFERDEVAFGLVALLPTVIVPDDAGGTEAIEEAFTTVEGVESVAVENVGRI, encoded by the coding sequence ATGGGGAAAGTCGCCGCCAAGATGAAAGTGATGCCGCAGAGCCCCGAGATCGACCTCGACGAACTGCAGGAGCGTCTCGAGGACGCCCTGCCCGAGGGCGGGAAAATCAACGGTTTCGAGCGCGACGAAGTCGCGTTCGGGCTCGTCGCCCTCCTGCCGACAGTCATCGTCCCCGACGACGCCGGCGGCACGGAAGCCATCGAAGAGGCGTTCACCACCGTCGAAGGCGTCGAGAGCGTCGCCGTCGAGAACGTCGGTCGCATCTAA
- a CDS encoding 50S ribosomal protein L21e encodes MPSSNGPLKGSTRGKLTNHPRERGTSPPQRAIQEFEVGQKVHLNIDPSVRKGRFHPRFNGHTGEVLGKQGRAFKVEINDGGKAKTVITRPAHLRAQK; translated from the coding sequence ATGCCGAGTTCGAACGGTCCACTTAAGGGCAGCACGAGAGGCAAACTGACGAACCACCCGCGAGAGCGCGGCACCTCCCCGCCGCAGCGCGCGATTCAGGAGTTCGAGGTCGGACAGAAAGTCCACCTCAACATCGACCCGAGCGTCCGCAAGGGGCGTTTCCACCCGCGTTTCAACGGCCACACCGGCGAGGTCCTGGGTAAACAGGGTCGCGCGTTCAAGGTCGAGATCAACGACGGCGGGAAGGCGAAGACGGTCATCACGCGCCCGGCGCACCTCCGCGCGCAGAAGTAG
- the rpl12p gene encoding 50S ribosomal protein P1, translated as MEYVYAALILNETDEEINEDNVTAVLEAAGVDVEESRVKALVAALEDVDIEEAIETAAAAPAAAPAGGSADTEELDTVDEDEDEAEEAEAEEEDEEDEEASGEGLGNLFG; from the coding sequence ATGGAATACGTTTACGCAGCTCTCATCCTGAACGAAACGGACGAAGAAATCAACGAGGACAACGTCACCGCGGTGCTCGAAGCCGCCGGCGTCGATGTCGAGGAATCCCGCGTCAAGGCGCTCGTCGCCGCGCTGGAGGACGTCGACATCGAAGAGGCCATCGAGACGGCCGCTGCGGCACCCGCCGCCGCGCCCGCCGGTGGCTCCGCCGACACCGAGGAACTCGACACCGTCGACGAGGACGAGGACGAGGCCGAGGAAGCCGAAGCCGAAGAGGAAGACGAAGAAGACGAAGAGGCCTCCGGCGAGGGTCTCGGCAACCTGTTCGGTTAA
- a CDS encoding 50S ribosomal protein L1, whose product MADDSIVQAVSRALDEAPARNFSETVDLAVNLRDLDLNDPSNRVDESIVLPSGTGQDTQIVVFATGETALRAEDVADDVLDGDDLEELGDDSDAAKDLADETDFFVAEANMMQDIGRYLGTVLGPRGKMPTPLQPDDDVVEVVNRMKNTVQLRSRDRRTFHTRVGADSMSADEIADNIDVIVRRLEADLEKGPLNIDSIYVKTTMGPSVEVAG is encoded by the coding sequence ATGGCAGACGACTCTATCGTACAAGCGGTCTCTCGCGCGCTCGACGAGGCACCGGCTCGCAACTTCAGCGAGACGGTCGACCTCGCCGTTAACCTGCGCGACCTAGACCTCAACGACCCATCGAATCGTGTCGACGAGAGTATCGTCCTTCCGTCCGGAACCGGCCAGGACACCCAGATTGTGGTGTTCGCCACGGGAGAGACGGCACTCCGCGCCGAGGACGTCGCAGACGACGTCCTCGACGGAGATGACCTCGAAGAACTCGGTGACGACTCCGACGCCGCCAAGGACCTGGCGGACGAAACGGACTTCTTCGTCGCCGAAGCAAACATGATGCAGGACATCGGTCGCTACCTCGGTACCGTGCTCGGTCCCCGAGGGAAGATGCCGACGCCGCTGCAGCCGGACGACGACGTCGTCGAAGTTGTCAACCGGATGAAGAACACAGTGCAGCTTCGAAGCCGCGACCGGCGCACGTTCCACACGCGCGTCGGCGCGGACTCCATGTCCGCCGACGAAATCGCGGACAACATCGACGTCATCGTGCGTCGTCTCGAAGCCGACCTCGAGAAAGGCCCGCTCAACATCGACAGCATCTACGTGAAGACCACCATGGGGCCCTCCGTGGAGGTGGCCGGATGA
- a CDS encoding DUF655 domain-containing protein gives MSGSERGDGEAESRPQYAVVLDYLPYGKSDDDRPRYQKQPIAYALGEERFRLVELTFDDDADVSIGDRIAIEPNSAREHIQRIRTVEYGDLSNGAVNELEYVVADIIDADEERFVTFYDDAQPITIRLHQLDLLPGIGKTLRNNILEQRKRQPFENFDDLQERVSGLHRPKEVLAERIIEELRDEDLKYKAFVRRSND, from the coding sequence ATGTCTGGTTCCGAGCGCGGTGACGGCGAGGCCGAGAGTCGACCGCAGTACGCAGTCGTCCTCGACTATCTCCCCTACGGGAAATCGGACGACGACCGCCCGCGGTACCAGAAACAGCCGATAGCGTACGCGCTCGGCGAAGAACGGTTTCGACTCGTCGAACTCACCTTCGACGACGACGCCGACGTGAGCATCGGCGACCGCATCGCTATCGAGCCGAACTCGGCGCGAGAGCACATCCAGCGTATCCGAACCGTCGAGTACGGCGACCTCTCGAACGGCGCGGTCAACGAACTGGAGTACGTCGTCGCCGACATCATCGACGCCGACGAGGAACGCTTCGTCACCTTCTACGACGACGCCCAACCGATCACGATTCGTCTCCACCAGTTGGACCTCCTCCCCGGCATCGGCAAGACGCTGCGAAACAACATCCTCGAACAGCGAAAACGACAGCCGTTCGAGAACTTCGACGACCTCCAGGAGCGCGTCTCAGGCCTCCATCGACCCAAGGAGGTGCTCGCGGAGCGAATCATCGAGGAGCTCCGAGACGAGGACCTGAAGTACAAGGCGTTCGTTCGTCGGTCGAACGACTGA
- a CDS encoding HVO_2753 family zinc finger protein, which produces MSQTDQRQERQCVSCGINIAGMSAASFKCPDCGLTIYRCAKCRKQSNLYECPDCGFMGP; this is translated from the coding sequence ATGAGCCAGACGGACCAGCGACAGGAGCGCCAGTGTGTCTCCTGCGGTATCAACATCGCCGGGATGAGCGCGGCGTCGTTCAAGTGCCCGGACTGCGGGCTGACCATCTACCGATGCGCGAAGTGCCGCAAACAGAGCAACCTCTACGAGTGCCCGGACTGCGGGTTCATGGGGCCGTAA
- a CDS encoding 50S ribosomal protein L10 yields MSESESVRKTETIPQWKQDEVGELVDFVENFASVGVVGVTGIPSRQLQNMRRELHGSASVRMSRNTLLIRALEDVDSGFEKLVDHVDGQVALVGTNDNPFGLYKQLEASKTPAPINAGEVAPNDIVIPEGDTGVDPGPFVGELQQVGAQARIMDGSIKVTEDSTVLEAGGEVSVDLANVLSELGIEPKEVGLDLRAVYSEGTLFDPEDLDIDVDEYRADIQSAVSAATNLSVNAVYPTTQTAPMLIAKATSEAKAVGISAAIAEPDLVPDLVTKADAQLRALAAQIDDEEALPEELRGVEAPAAPAEESEESTDEEDADAEQAAEEDAGDDDEDDDGGDALGAMFG; encoded by the coding sequence ATGAGCGAGAGCGAATCCGTCCGCAAGACGGAGACCATCCCGCAGTGGAAGCAGGACGAGGTCGGCGAACTCGTCGACTTCGTCGAGAACTTCGCGTCGGTCGGTGTCGTCGGCGTCACCGGCATTCCCAGCCGCCAGCTACAGAACATGCGGCGGGAACTCCACGGCAGCGCCAGCGTCCGGATGAGCCGCAACACGCTGCTCATCCGCGCCCTCGAGGACGTCGACAGCGGCTTCGAGAAGCTCGTCGACCACGTCGACGGGCAGGTCGCGCTCGTCGGCACGAACGACAACCCGTTCGGGCTGTACAAACAGCTCGAAGCGTCGAAGACGCCCGCACCCATCAACGCGGGCGAAGTCGCGCCGAACGACATCGTCATCCCCGAGGGTGACACGGGTGTCGACCCGGGTCCGTTCGTCGGCGAACTCCAGCAGGTGGGCGCGCAAGCGCGCATCATGGACGGCTCCATCAAGGTGACCGAGGACTCCACCGTCCTCGAAGCCGGCGGGGAGGTCAGCGTCGACCTCGCGAACGTCCTGAGCGAACTCGGCATCGAGCCGAAAGAGGTCGGTCTCGACCTGCGCGCCGTCTACTCCGAGGGCACACTGTTCGACCCCGAGGACCTCGACATCGACGTCGACGAGTACCGCGCGGACATCCAGTCCGCCGTCTCGGCGGCGACGAACCTCTCGGTCAACGCGGTCTATCCGACGACCCAGACCGCCCCGATGCTCATCGCCAAGGCGACGAGCGAGGCGAAGGCCGTCGGTATCAGCGCCGCCATCGCCGAGCCGGACCTCGTACCGGATCTCGTCACGAAGGCGGACGCACAGCTCCGCGCGCTCGCGGCGCAGATCGACGACGAAGAGGCGCTCCCGGAGGAGCTGCGCGGCGTGGAAGCGCCCGCGGCACCCGCCGAGGAGTCCGAGGAATCGACTGACGAAGAAGACGCAGACGCCGAACAGGCGGCCGAGGAAGACGCCGGCGACGACGACGAAGACGACGACGGCGGCGACGCGCTCGGCGCGATGTTCGGCTGA
- a CDS encoding RNA polymerase Rpb4 family protein — protein sequence MTIFKEKLDEEYLTISEVKPLLQDVEAERAADEERELRYELARSIEHVNRFAVLDPEESRELVEELLEQEKVDEQTAFKIADLLPQDRNELRAVYAQQRYALSGDELDDILDVVAKYA from the coding sequence ATGACGATATTCAAAGAGAAGCTCGACGAGGAGTACCTCACCATCTCGGAGGTAAAGCCGCTGCTGCAGGATGTCGAAGCGGAGCGGGCGGCCGACGAGGAGCGTGAGCTCCGCTACGAGTTGGCGCGCTCTATCGAGCACGTCAATCGCTTTGCGGTCCTCGACCCGGAAGAGTCGCGCGAACTCGTCGAAGAGCTGCTCGAACAGGAGAAAGTCGACGAACAGACCGCGTTCAAGATCGCCGACCTTCTTCCGCAGGACCGCAACGAACTCCGCGCCGTCTACGCGCAGCAGCGCTACGCGCTCTCCGGTGACGAGCTCGACGACATTCTCGACGTCGTCGCCAAGTACGCGTAG